From one Chrysiogenia bacterium genomic stretch:
- a CDS encoding segregation/condensation protein A, with the protein MAEPQAKKPEQGDLFEPGFGYHVRLPVFDGPLDLLLYLIRKHRIDIYDIPIALITDEYLRYIEHMQDLDIDLAGDFLVMAATLMHIKSQMLLPRPEEDEDEEGEDPRAELVRMLLEYQSIKEAARQLGTRALLDRDVFTHTPHPDDLPDPEDGGIADVDLVVFLKAFRKVIERKPVDAHKVREETFHVRDRILGLAERLQSVERLTFDEIFETDQERSRAWLIVTFLAILELVRMKMLKVSQAETGGDLYILPQPTLSPDALDLQQVDSFGGESAEDIEKEFEAEAAEVAAAARELDESDEESEEDYDDEFNDEEGDDNG; encoded by the coding sequence ATGGCTGAGCCGCAAGCGAAAAAGCCCGAGCAGGGCGATCTCTTCGAGCCGGGTTTCGGCTACCACGTGCGGCTGCCCGTCTTCGACGGGCCGCTCGACCTGCTGCTGTACCTGATTCGCAAGCACCGCATCGACATCTACGACATCCCCATCGCGCTCATTACGGACGAGTACCTGCGCTACATCGAGCACATGCAGGACCTGGACATCGACCTGGCCGGCGACTTCCTGGTGATGGCCGCGACGCTGATGCACATCAAGAGCCAGATGCTGCTGCCGCGTCCCGAAGAGGACGAGGACGAAGAGGGCGAAGACCCGCGCGCCGAGCTCGTCCGCATGCTGCTCGAATACCAGTCGATCAAGGAAGCGGCCCGCCAGCTCGGCACGCGCGCGCTGCTCGACCGGGACGTGTTCACCCACACGCCCCACCCCGACGACCTGCCCGACCCCGAGGACGGCGGCATTGCCGACGTGGACCTGGTGGTCTTCCTCAAGGCATTCCGCAAGGTCATCGAGCGCAAGCCCGTCGACGCCCACAAGGTGCGCGAGGAAACCTTCCACGTGCGCGATCGCATTCTGGGGCTGGCAGAGCGCCTGCAGAGCGTCGAGCGGCTCACCTTCGACGAGATCTTCGAGACCGACCAGGAGCGAAGCCGCGCCTGGCTGATCGTGACCTTCCTGGCGATTCTCGAACTGGTGCGCATGAAGATGCTCAAAGTCTCCCAGGCCGAGACGGGCGGCGATCTCTACATCCTGCCCCAGCCCACCCTCTCGCCCGATGCGCTGGACCTGCAGCAGGTCGACAGCTTCGGCGGCGAGAGCGCCGAAGACATCGAAAAGGAATTCGAAGCCGAGGCGGCCGAAGTAGCCGCCGCGGCCCGGGAACTCGATGAGTCCGACGAAGAGTCGGAAGAAGACTACGACGACGAGTTCAACGACGAAGAAGGAGACGACAATGGCTGA
- the scpB gene encoding SMC-Scp complex subunit ScpB, producing MAEQEPLDEEHAEQSEEAQTSAESAHAEEDLAEEEAEEEDLGEESDDEAGGLARRLSDERLRSVIESLIFASPKPLALTSIANLLRPVKRKRVREVLDAIIAEGAERELAGTHGFVLKEVAGGYHYRTVADNAPWLKKLQKTRPWRLTQATLEVLAIVAYKQPITRGEVEQLRGVDSSAVMTKLIERRLIQPAGRKEVPGWPMMYATTPSFLEFFGLKTLKDLPTLREIKEITDLEDEVEVPEELRAFEEERRKQLEAEQDGLLEDDDEYERMAAERGEGEEAPEDGEASEDEEESKGVSFDDLSGDEDAERADASDDEDAADDEDFEEDDSEEDEDFEDEEDPREEE from the coding sequence ATGGCTGAGCAAGAGCCGTTGGATGAGGAGCACGCAGAGCAGAGCGAAGAGGCGCAGACCTCCGCCGAGAGCGCGCATGCCGAAGAGGACCTCGCCGAGGAAGAAGCCGAAGAAGAAGACCTCGGCGAAGAGAGTGACGACGAGGCCGGCGGCCTTGCGCGAAGGCTCAGTGACGAGCGCCTGCGTTCGGTGATCGAGTCGCTGATCTTTGCCTCGCCCAAGCCCCTGGCGCTGACCTCCATCGCGAACCTGCTGCGCCCGGTCAAGCGCAAGCGCGTGCGCGAGGTGCTCGATGCCATCATTGCCGAGGGCGCAGAGCGCGAACTCGCGGGCACCCACGGCTTCGTGCTTAAGGAAGTGGCCGGCGGCTATCACTACCGCACCGTTGCCGACAACGCCCCCTGGCTCAAGAAGCTCCAGAAGACGCGCCCCTGGCGCCTCACGCAGGCCACCCTCGAAGTGCTGGCGATTGTCGCCTACAAGCAGCCCATTACCCGCGGCGAGGTCGAGCAGCTCCGCGGCGTCGATTCGAGCGCCGTGATGACCAAACTCATCGAGCGCCGCCTGATTCAGCCCGCCGGCCGCAAGGAAGTGCCCGGCTGGCCGATGATGTACGCCACCACGCCCTCCTTCCTGGAGTTCTTCGGCCTCAAGACCCTCAAGGACCTGCCCACCCTTCGCGAGATCAAGGAGATCACCGACCTCGAAGACGAGGTGGAAGTCCCCGAAGAGCTGCGCGCCTTCGAGGAAGAGCGCCGCAAGCAGCTCGAAGCCGAGCAGGACGGCCTGCTCGAAGACGACGACGAATACGAGCGCATGGCCGCCGAGCGTGGCGAAGGCGAAGAAGCCCCCGAAGACGGCGAAGCCTCCGAGGACGAGGAAGAGAGCAAGGGCGTCTCTTTTGACGACCTCTCCGGGGACGAAGATGCCGAACGCGCCGATGCTTCCGACGATGAAGACGCAGCCGACGACGAGGACTTCGAGGAAGACGATTCAGAAGAAGATGAAGACTTCGAGGACGAGGAAGACCCGCGCGAGGAGGAGTAG